Proteins found in one Dermacentor silvarum isolate Dsil-2018 chromosome 8, BIME_Dsil_1.4, whole genome shotgun sequence genomic segment:
- the LOC119462525 gene encoding uncharacterized protein LOC119462525 yields MVGAELARSDRNRIPRYYEEVVARYFDYEFKRLFRLSRDTFKTLAERFKSSAFFPTPRGGRPQITAEKTCLIALSYLGTQNSMYRIADTFDVSESSVSLCLKRVLDFLFNISEEVIAWPSDQERANIKARFLARSNGKGPRNTIGRVDGCHIEIPHQKESPASYYNRKKFPSIVLQGICDSSSRFIDVFVGYPGCAHDARVLKESPIYSVAETKCANDYLLGDAAYPLLPWLMPPYKDNRATFERYKRNFNKIHSQQRVAIEHAFGILKQRFRGLYLVDADSIDQCCLIVLGACVLYNLCSSSIDMLGDCEDPPQGGQHRK; encoded by the exons atgg TCGGTGCTGAACTTGCCCGTAGCGATCGCAATCGTATTCCAAGATACTACGAGGAAGTTGTGGCCAGGTATTTTGATTACGAGTTCAAGCGCCTTTTTCGGCTCTCCAGAGACACATTTAAAACCCTTGCGGAGCGTTTCAAGTCGTCTGCCTTTTTCCCAACGCCTCGGGGAGGTCGCCCACAAATAACCGCGGAGAAAACGTGCCTGATTGCTTTGAGTTATTTGGGTACTCAGAACAGTATGTATAGAATTGCTGATACCTTTGATGTGTCTGAGTCATCAGTGTCTCTGTGCCTCAAAAGGGTTCTGGACTTCTTATTCAATATCAGCGAAGAAGTGATTGCTTGGCCTAGTGATCAAGAGCGGGCGAATATCAAAGCACGCTTTCTTGCTAGAAGCAACGGCAAAGGACCGAGAAACACCATAGGGCGTGTTGACGGCTGCCACATTGAAATCCCTCACCAGAAGGAGTCCCCAGCATCATACTACAACAGGAAAAAATTTCCTTCGATCGTTCTGCAAGGGATCTGCGACTCAAGCAGCCGTTTCATCGACGTTTTCGTTGGCTATCCCGGCTGCGCACACGACGCGCGCGTGCTGAAAGAAAGCCCCATCTATAGTGTAGCAGAGACTAAGTGTGCTAACGACTACTTGCTGGGGGACGCGGCGTATCCGCTTCTCCCATGGCTGATGCCTCCGTATAAAGATAATAGGGCAACGTTTGAGCGCTATAAGCGGAATTTCAACAAGATACACAGCCAACAACGTGTGGCAATTGAACATGCATTTGGCATTCTGAAACAGCGTTTCAGAGGGCTATATCTTGTAGACGCAGACTCAATCGACCAGTGTTGTCTGATTGTACTTGGAGCATGCGTGCTATATAACTTGTGTAGCAGTAGCATTGACATGCTAGGTGACTGCGAAGACCCCCCCCAGGGAGGACAACATCGAAAATGA
- the LOC125947447 gene encoding uncharacterized protein LOC125947447 produces MRRRHATTTEAAAAAAVPCAAMPSPHRDSEEALWSGRRTKFLIECYKEHFGRIGQKGGLRNKKQLMLFITDALNEEFGCTITVIQVTNKWKSLERAYKKVRINNNKSGSGAAECSFEGDLQDFMEKQHHISPVVTYAQGCKIVPDSRER; encoded by the exons ATGCGGAGACGCCACGCAACGACCACTGAAGCTGCTGCCGCAGCTGCCGTGCCGTGTGCAGCCATGCCGTCTCCGCATCGCGATTCTGAAGAAGCTTTGTGGAGTGGCCGGAGAACTAAGTTTCTCATTGAATGCTATAAAGAGCATTTCGGCCGCATCGGGCAAAAGGGGGGACTAAG GAACAAAAAGCAGCTGATGCTGTTTATAACAGATGCATTAAACGAAGAATTCGGATGCACCATAACGGTGATTCAAGTCACCAACAAGTGGAAATCGCTGGAGAGGGCGTATAAAAAAGTTCGGATTAATAATAACAAGTCTGGAAGCGGAGCTGCCGAGTGCAGTTTTGAGGG AGACCTGCAGGACTTTATGGAAAAACAGCACCACATAAGTCCAGTAGTGACATATGCACAGGGGTGCAAAATTGTGCCAGACAGCAGGGAGAGGTGA